The following proteins are co-located in the Deltaproteobacteria bacterium genome:
- the gatC gene encoding Asp-tRNA(Asn)/Glu-tRNA(Gln) amidotransferase subunit GatC, producing the protein MPLSAEDVRHIALLARLDLSPDEERAFAAQLDHILTHFEKLKQLDTDHVEPTAHIVAIDTPFRDDVVVNTSAVDALLTNAPARDGRFFKVPKIIE; encoded by the coding sequence ATGCCACTGAGCGCCGAAGATGTTCGTCACATTGCACTCCTGGCGCGTCTGGATCTGAGCCCGGACGAGGAGCGCGCGTTTGCCGCACAGCTCGATCACATCCTGACCCACTTCGAGAAACTCAAACAGCTCGACACCGATCACGTCGAACCCACTGCGCACATCGTCGCCATCGACACTCCGTTCCGTGACGACGTCGTGGTCAACACATCGGCCGTTGACGCCCTGCTGACCAACGCTCCGGCCCGCGACGGCCGCTTCTTCAAGGTGCCGAAGATCATCGAGTAA
- a CDS encoding calcium-binding EGF-like domain-containing protein, with amino-acid sequence MLTRSERWGSALIAALLSVMVAAQATQGATVTVTPANMQGWGFFTESGSATGALAFGPATAPLSVGSARISLVNSGSRELIATAGYAGTSLSQITGLQYSTYRSSVDAGNNLALALQFDMDYDLSDSTTTFQGRLVFEPYLAPGIGGTVVQNTWQTWSPLAGKWWMSGAAIVGNVLEGSIACPQAVPCTWSQVLTMYPNAGLRVGIGYLFFKGGGGWTTFDGNVDAFTITTTSGSTTYDFEPCTSDAQCSDGNDCNGIETCGVGGSACVAGTPPADGAGCEDGQFCTVGSVCSAGVCGGGSARDCASADTVAMDFEGPTYTTGTINGQDGWSSTGAAGSGCAVYDHAVSSSGGTNGFGAQSLRISNAVTSGCFSDHTFSKSLSDEVGETTANNGGLSGGVRRPHFEAEWSFASTVPGAEQPGLSVVASPDRGDGARMSWVQMKDTPSGLEVNFYDYQDFAPFGSNSNHVDGRSGSDGFYLTTVATGLDRTVPHTIKITLDTLEGPHNDIVKVYVDGVLLHTGTSWEDYFRWVDESLPSEVSRTVDSVLFRTGGTAAPATAGKGFRIDNLTLRSQFVVDACNPVSCDEMTDACVQTPNTGASCDDADACTQTDTCQAGTCTGSNPVVCTALDQCHNVGTCDTGTGVCSNPAKGNGTSCDDGNACTPTDTCTSGTCNGTGNPCQHGGVCTGGVNSYTCQCPAGFTATNCDQCAAGYFGSSCAPCPGGAATPCNDHGVCSDGLTGTGGCTCTVGFIGAACDQPAPTVTVPTSTPVETSTITVTPTVTPTPTRTRKPTRTPRVEIQDFCAVSPLSGCRSVTKAKRSLLLLRDLSDSRFDGIIWLWNHGAATTKEEFGDPVNSTVYNLCMYDSIGDTPSLVLGSNLPSLSDCNQARPCWRSTKSGYRYLDPHGLNNGARLVTLSKGEDGKARMLYIARGVNTYIPALPLDQDHQVIVQLKNSNGMCWEGRYNAKALVNRRTLFVDRSD; translated from the coding sequence ATGTTGACGCGCAGTGAACGTTGGGGATCTGCGCTGATCGCCGCGCTCTTGTCGGTGATGGTCGCAGCGCAAGCCACCCAAGGCGCCACGGTGACCGTGACTCCAGCCAACATGCAGGGATGGGGATTCTTCACGGAGAGCGGCTCTGCGACCGGAGCGCTGGCATTTGGACCCGCGACAGCCCCCTTAAGCGTGGGGAGTGCCCGCATCAGCTTGGTCAACAGTGGCTCACGCGAACTCATCGCGACGGCTGGGTATGCCGGCACTTCACTCAGTCAGATCACCGGCCTGCAGTACAGCACGTACCGGAGTTCGGTCGATGCGGGGAACAACCTGGCCCTCGCGCTTCAGTTCGACATGGACTACGACCTCTCGGACAGCACGACGACCTTCCAAGGGCGTTTGGTGTTCGAGCCCTACTTGGCTCCCGGCATCGGCGGAACGGTCGTTCAGAACACGTGGCAGACATGGAGTCCCCTCGCCGGCAAGTGGTGGATGAGTGGGGCGGCGATCGTGGGGAATGTGCTCGAAGGTTCGATTGCCTGCCCGCAAGCCGTACCGTGCACTTGGTCTCAAGTGCTCACCATGTACCCAAATGCCGGCTTGCGCGTTGGGATCGGGTATCTCTTCTTCAAGGGCGGCGGCGGCTGGACAACCTTCGATGGCAACGTCGACGCGTTCACCATCACCACAACGAGCGGCAGCACCACCTACGACTTCGAGCCCTGCACATCGGACGCGCAGTGCAGCGATGGTAACGACTGCAACGGGATTGAGACCTGCGGTGTGGGGGGCAGCGCTTGCGTCGCCGGCACTCCGCCGGCAGACGGCGCCGGTTGCGAGGACGGTCAATTCTGCACCGTCGGCAGCGTCTGCAGCGCCGGTGTCTGCGGCGGCGGTAGTGCGCGCGACTGCGCCAGCGCCGACACCGTGGCCATGGACTTCGAGGGTCCGACATATACGACCGGGACGATCAACGGTCAGGACGGCTGGAGCAGCACCGGCGCGGCGGGTAGCGGTTGCGCGGTTTACGACCACGCGGTGAGTAGCAGCGGCGGAACCAACGGCTTCGGCGCCCAGAGCCTGCGGATCTCGAACGCCGTCACGAGCGGGTGCTTCAGCGACCATACTTTCTCGAAGTCGCTGTCGGACGAAGTGGGCGAGACGACGGCAAACAACGGCGGTCTGTCGGGCGGGGTCCGTCGGCCGCACTTCGAAGCGGAATGGAGCTTTGCCTCGACGGTGCCCGGTGCCGAGCAGCCCGGTCTATCCGTGGTCGCAAGCCCCGACCGCGGCGACGGCGCTCGGATGAGCTGGGTGCAGATGAAGGACACCCCAAGCGGGCTCGAGGTCAACTTCTACGACTACCAGGATTTCGCACCGTTCGGCAGCAACTCCAACCATGTTGACGGACGCTCGGGTTCGGATGGCTTCTATCTGACGACTGTGGCGACTGGACTCGATCGGACCGTGCCGCACACAATTAAGATCACACTCGACACGTTGGAGGGACCTCACAACGACATCGTGAAGGTCTACGTGGACGGCGTCCTGCTGCACACGGGAACCAGCTGGGAGGACTACTTCCGGTGGGTCGACGAGTCGCTTCCGTCCGAGGTCAGCCGGACGGTTGATTCGGTGCTCTTCCGGACCGGTGGCACGGCCGCACCCGCCACCGCTGGCAAGGGCTTCCGGATCGACAACCTGACACTACGAAGCCAGTTCGTGGTGGATGCCTGTAACCCGGTATCCTGTGACGAGATGACGGATGCATGCGTGCAGACGCCCAACACCGGCGCCTCCTGCGACGACGCTGACGCCTGTACCCAGACCGACACCTGCCAAGCCGGCACTTGCACCGGTAGCAACCCGGTGGTGTGCACGGCGCTGGACCAGTGCCACAACGTTGGAACGTGCGACACGGGCACTGGAGTGTGTTCGAATCCGGCGAAAGGCAATGGCACCTCCTGCGACGACGGCAATGCTTGTACACCGACCGATACGTGTACGAGCGGAACGTGCAACGGCACGGGAAATCCGTGTCAGCACGGCGGTGTGTGTACTGGGGGCGTGAACAGCTACACGTGCCAATGTCCGGCCGGCTTTACGGCGACGAACTGCGATCAATGTGCGGCCGGTTACTTCGGGTCGAGTTGTGCCCCGTGCCCGGGTGGCGCGGCGACTCCGTGCAATGACCACGGAGTGTGTAGTGACGGCCTGACCGGGACAGGTGGCTGTACGTGTACGGTCGGATTCATCGGCGCCGCCTGTGATCAACCGGCACCGACAGTAACGGTGCCGACCAGTACGCCGGTGGAGACCTCCACGATCACGGTCACGCCGACGGTGACGCCGACTCCCACGCGCACCCGCAAGCCGACGCGGACACCGCGGGTCGAGATTCAAGACTTCTGCGCCGTGTCGCCGCTGTCGGGCTGTCGTTCCGTGACGAAAGCGAAACGCTCGCTGCTGCTACTGCGCGATCTTTCGGACAGCCGCTTTGATGGAATCATTTGGCTATGGAACCACGGCGCGGCCACGACGAAGGAGGAGTTTGGCGATCCCGTCAACTCGACGGTCTACAATCTGTGCATGTATGACTCGATCGGGGATACCCCGTCGCTGGTGCTCGGCAGCAATCTCCCCTCGCTGAGCGACTGCAACCAGGCGCGGCCGTGTTGGCGATCGACCAAGAGCGGCTATCGCTACCTCGATCCCCATGGGTTGAACAATGGGGCGCGCTTGGTGACGCTGAGCAAAGGCGAGGATGGGAAGGCGCGGATGCTGTATATCGCGCGCGGGGTGAACACCTACATCCCGGCTCTGCCGCTGGACCAAGATCACCAAGTGATCGTGCAACTCAAGAACAGCAACGGCATGTGTTGGGAAGGGCGCTACAATGCCAAGGCGCTGGTGAACCGCCGCACCTTGTTTGTCGATCGCAGCGATTGA